The following are encoded together in the Bradyrhizobium genosp. L genome:
- a CDS encoding helix-turn-helix domain-containing protein translates to MQQIARPDGVPGLAWNTEDVRPAEQFAYYREAICQVFMKLTPEPTDKSSFPARIERIGLGAGAINRVRFPGHLVLRSASDIAASSSSCFYLNLKLAGHCRIEQDGRNVELSAGQVGIFDSARLFALHHSRGPSLHVASFWVPAQLLLDRLPPSFAVKPARVSDDPLVGHLIVETARALNSAAPNTPEEENARLFGVLLDLVALSLSRDGRRDMGSISLVEATWIALRRAVERRLREPGLTAAAVAASVSISERYVHKLFARAGTSFAGYVMDRRLDGAARDLRDPLLLGRAIGDIAFDWGFSDLSHFTRRFRHRFGCTPRDWRRG, encoded by the coding sequence ATGCAACAAATCGCTCGCCCCGACGGTGTGCCGGGCCTGGCCTGGAATACCGAGGACGTGCGGCCCGCCGAGCAATTCGCCTATTATCGGGAAGCGATCTGCCAAGTGTTCATGAAGCTGACGCCGGAACCGACGGACAAGTCCAGCTTTCCGGCACGAATCGAACGGATCGGGCTCGGTGCGGGTGCCATCAATCGCGTCAGATTTCCCGGCCACCTCGTGCTGCGCTCGGCGAGCGACATCGCGGCGTCGAGCAGCAGCTGCTTCTACCTCAATCTGAAACTTGCCGGCCATTGCCGCATCGAGCAGGACGGACGCAACGTCGAGCTGTCGGCCGGGCAGGTCGGCATCTTCGACAGCGCGCGGCTGTTCGCCCTGCATCACAGTCGAGGCCCGTCGCTGCATGTCGCGTCGTTCTGGGTGCCGGCGCAGCTGCTGCTGGATCGTCTGCCGCCGTCATTCGCGGTCAAGCCGGCACGGGTGTCCGACGATCCGCTCGTCGGTCATCTGATCGTGGAGACGGCGCGTGCGTTGAATTCGGCCGCGCCGAACACGCCGGAAGAGGAAAATGCGCGGCTGTTCGGCGTGCTGCTCGACCTCGTTGCCTTGAGCCTGTCGCGCGACGGTCGCCGCGACATGGGGTCCATCAGCCTCGTGGAGGCGACCTGGATCGCACTGCGCCGCGCAGTTGAACGCAGGCTGCGCGAGCCCGGTCTGACCGCGGCCGCGGTGGCCGCGTCGGTGTCGATCAGCGAACGCTATGTCCACAAGCTGTTCGCGCGGGCCGGCACCAGCTTTGCCGGTTATGTGATGGACCGCCGGCTTGACGGCGCGGCGCGCGACCTTAGAGATCCTCTCCTGCTCGGGCGCGCGATCGGCGACATCGCGTTCGACTGGGGATTCTCTGATCTGTCGCATTTCACGCGCCGCTTCAGGCATCGCTTCGGCTGCACGCCACGGGACTGGCGGCGCGGCTGA